A single window of Intrasporangium calvum DSM 43043 DNA harbors:
- the ligD gene encoding non-homologous end-joining DNA ligase, protein MPGRQRNENGEKVAVEVEGRRMRLSSLEKVMFPATGTTKAQVIDYYARIAPVLLPHLADRPVTRIRYPHGVGDLQFFEKNVPAGVPEWIRRAGRDPVFPFIDDLAGLTFFANLNSLELHVPQWRFEGEGPDAVPRNPDRLVIDLDPGPGTGLREVSGVAVIVRDRLADIGLATVPVTSGSKGMQLYARLPGGAHSSDQIRDTVQQLAQELTKRHPDRIVWKMAKDLRPGKIFLDWSQNVAAKTTVCPYSLRGREAPTVAAPRTWAEVEAGAAGEELRQLWFNEVLDRVAAHGDLAVEIAAPAT, encoded by the coding sequence ATGCCGGGCCGGCAGCGGAACGAGAACGGCGAGAAGGTGGCCGTCGAGGTCGAGGGCCGGCGGATGCGGCTGAGCAGCCTGGAAAAGGTGATGTTTCCAGCGACCGGGACGACAAAGGCGCAGGTCATCGACTATTACGCGCGGATCGCCCCGGTGCTGTTGCCCCACTTGGCCGACCGGCCGGTGACCCGAATTCGGTATCCGCACGGGGTCGGCGACCTCCAGTTCTTCGAGAAGAACGTGCCGGCAGGGGTCCCCGAGTGGATTCGGCGGGCCGGGCGAGACCCGGTGTTCCCCTTCATCGACGACCTGGCGGGGCTCACCTTCTTCGCGAATCTCAACTCGCTCGAGCTCCACGTGCCGCAATGGCGTTTCGAAGGTGAAGGCCCTGACGCCGTTCCCCGCAACCCCGACCGGCTCGTGATCGACCTGGATCCGGGGCCCGGGACCGGGCTGCGGGAGGTCTCGGGGGTCGCTGTGATCGTCCGGGACCGGCTGGCGGACATCGGTCTGGCGACCGTGCCCGTGACGAGCGGGAGCAAGGGCATGCAACTGTACGCACGGCTGCCCGGGGGCGCCCACTCGAGCGACCAGATCCGGGACACCGTGCAGCAGCTGGCTCAGGAGCTGACCAAGCGGCATCCGGACCGCATCGTCTGGAAGATGGCCAAGGACCTGCGGCCCGGCAAGATCTTCCTCGACTGGAGCCAGAACGTGGCGGCGAAGACGACGGTCTGCCCGTACTCGCTCCGAGGGCGCGAGGCCCCCACGGTCGCCGCCCCGCGGACCTGGGCGGAGGTCGAGGCGGGCGCCGCGGGTGAGGAGCTGCGACAGCTGTGGTTCAACGAGGTGCTCGACCGGGTCGCGGCGCACGGGGACCTGGCGGTGGAGATCGCCGCGCCGGCCACCTGA
- a CDS encoding sugar phosphate isomerase/epimerase family protein, which yields MTIRIGLSTAAMYPDNAATAFAMAARLGYEAVEVMVWTDPVTQEPGALRALSEHHGVPIASVHAPTLLLTQRVWGTDPWDKVDRSIDLALEVGAPTVVLHPPFRWQREYAAGFVDGIALREHDTGVRLAVENMFPWRTARREMLAYLPHWDPVDQPYDNVTIDLSHTATAGSDALHMVRELGARLAHVHLADGLGSFKDEHLVPGRGTQPCGEVLEHLTATGWSGDVIVEVGTRKMAPDQREAALVEALAFAQFAIVPTRGASRI from the coding sequence ATGACCATCCGCATCGGGCTCTCCACGGCCGCGATGTACCCCGACAACGCGGCGACAGCCTTCGCGATGGCCGCGCGGCTCGGTTACGAGGCCGTCGAGGTGATGGTGTGGACCGACCCGGTGACGCAGGAGCCGGGCGCCTTGCGGGCGCTGAGCGAGCACCACGGCGTGCCGATCGCCTCGGTGCATGCACCGACGCTCCTGCTCACCCAACGAGTCTGGGGCACCGACCCGTGGGACAAGGTCGACCGCTCCATCGACCTCGCGCTCGAGGTGGGCGCCCCGACGGTCGTGCTGCACCCGCCGTTCCGGTGGCAGCGGGAGTACGCCGCGGGCTTCGTCGACGGCATCGCCCTTCGAGAGCACGACACCGGTGTCCGGCTGGCGGTGGAGAACATGTTCCCGTGGCGGACGGCTCGACGGGAGATGCTCGCCTACCTCCCGCACTGGGACCCCGTCGACCAGCCCTACGACAACGTGACGATCGACCTGTCGCACACGGCGACAGCAGGTTCGGATGCGCTGCACATGGTCCGTGAGCTCGGCGCCAGGCTGGCGCACGTGCACCTGGCCGACGGGCTCGGCTCCTTCAAGGACGAGCACCTCGTCCCGGGCCGCGGCACGCAGCCGTGCGGGGAGGTGCTCGAGCACCTCACGGCGACGGGCTGGTCGGGCGACGTCATCGTCGAGGTGGGCACGCGCAAGATGGCTCCGGACCAACGCGAGGCGGCGTTGGTCGAGGCGCTCGCGTTCGCCCAGTTCGCCATCGTCCCGACCCGCGGGGCCAGCCGCATCTGA
- a CDS encoding ABC transporter ATP-binding protein — MTKTEGGPAVVIRGLNVVRGKRRVLPDLSLVVPPGQVVGLLGPSGSGKTTLMRAIVGVQIIESGTVTVLGHAAGSPAVRDRVGYVTQDPSVYLDLTIRENIAYFGRAVGLRGGDLRSAVDRTLVEVDLVSHADDLVRDLSGGQESRVSLACALVARPTLLVLDEPTVGLDPVLRRDLWNLFGDLATQGYSLIVSSHVMDEATRCDRLVLLREGRVLADVTPAELLAMTGTTDADTAFLALVEATDERDVR; from the coding sequence ATGACCAAGACCGAGGGAGGGCCGGCGGTCGTCATCCGTGGGCTCAACGTCGTCCGCGGGAAGCGGCGCGTCCTGCCGGACCTCTCCCTCGTGGTGCCACCCGGGCAGGTGGTGGGCCTGCTGGGTCCGTCCGGCTCGGGGAAGACGACGTTGATGCGGGCCATCGTCGGGGTCCAGATCATCGAGTCGGGCACGGTCACGGTGCTCGGGCACGCGGCCGGGTCGCCAGCGGTCCGGGACCGGGTCGGCTACGTCACGCAGGACCCCAGCGTCTACCTCGACCTGACCATCCGCGAGAACATCGCCTACTTCGGCCGGGCTGTCGGGCTCCGCGGGGGGGACCTGCGGTCGGCCGTGGACCGGACGCTGGTCGAGGTCGACCTGGTCTCCCACGCCGACGACCTGGTCCGCGACCTGTCGGGTGGCCAGGAGTCCCGCGTGTCCCTGGCCTGCGCCCTCGTCGCCAGACCGACCCTGCTCGTCCTCGACGAGCCGACGGTCGGGCTCGACCCCGTGCTGCGCCGAGACCTCTGGAACCTCTTCGGCGACCTCGCCACGCAGGGCTACTCGCTCATCGTCTCCAGCCACGTGATGGACGAGGCGACCCGCTGCGACCGGCTGGTGTTGCTGCGAGAGGGGCGGGTCCTGGCCGATGTGACACCGGCCGAGCTGCTTGCCATGACCGGCACGACGGATGCGGACACCGCCTTTCTGGCCCTGGTCGAGGCCACCGACGAAAGGGACGTGCGGTGA
- a CDS encoding SPW repeat protein, which produces MKRGMQLQDLLPLVAGVYAFLSPIWTTTTDRATMTMVVLGIITALAAIAELVRPDAIPLEGLLVLLGVAFFVSPWVMGFSATAPMAWTAWIIGAVTFLVGAADVQLTRVHHRDTMAAQH; this is translated from the coding sequence ATGAAGCGAGGGATGCAGCTCCAGGATCTGCTGCCGCTCGTCGCTGGCGTCTACGCCTTCCTGTCGCCGATCTGGACGACGACGACCGACCGAGCGACCATGACCATGGTCGTCCTCGGCATCATCACCGCACTCGCCGCCATCGCGGAGCTCGTGCGGCCTGATGCCATTCCGCTCGAAGGCCTTCTGGTCCTGCTCGGCGTGGCGTTCTTCGTCTCGCCGTGGGTCATGGGCTTCAGCGCAACCGCCCCGATGGCCTGGACCGCCTGGATCATCGGCGCCGTGACGTTCCTCGTCGGAGCGGCCGACGTCCAGCTGACCAGGGTCCACCACCGCGACACGATGGCCGCGCAGCACTGA
- a CDS encoding Ppx/GppA phosphatase family protein, translated as MRLGVIDIGSNTVHLLVVDAHPGAHPLPAFSHKIDLRLSEHITPEGLISETTVERLVEFMRECLGIAEDHGVQDLFAFATSALREAPNGEAVIARVREQTGVALEVLSGVDESRVTFLAVRRWFGWSSGRLLVIDIGGGSLELATGIDEEPDAAISLPLGAGRLTRERLPGDPPSPVETRAVRAYIRTSLAQQVRPLLTAGHPDRAVGTSKTMRSLARIAGAAPRDDGPFVPRALRRADLATIVDRLKGLDAAERAALPGVSAARAQQLLAGALVAEAAMDLLGVDRLDICPWALREGLILRRLDPLSAG; from the coding sequence ATGCGCCTTGGCGTCATCGACATCGGGTCCAACACCGTCCACCTGCTCGTCGTGGACGCACACCCGGGCGCCCATCCGCTGCCGGCGTTCTCCCACAAGATCGACCTGCGCCTCTCGGAGCACATCACTCCGGAGGGGCTCATCAGCGAGACCACCGTGGAGCGGCTGGTCGAGTTCATGCGTGAGTGCCTGGGCATCGCCGAGGACCACGGCGTCCAGGACCTCTTCGCCTTCGCGACCTCGGCGCTGCGGGAGGCCCCCAACGGCGAGGCCGTGATCGCCCGGGTCCGCGAGCAGACCGGTGTCGCCCTCGAGGTGCTCAGTGGCGTCGACGAGTCACGGGTGACCTTCCTGGCGGTGCGCCGCTGGTTCGGCTGGTCGAGTGGTCGGCTGCTCGTCATCGACATCGGTGGGGGGTCTCTCGAGCTCGCGACCGGGATCGACGAGGAGCCCGACGCCGCGATCAGCCTGCCGCTCGGCGCTGGCCGCCTGACGCGCGAACGGCTGCCCGGGGACCCCCCGAGCCCGGTCGAGACGAGGGCCGTCCGCGCCTACATCCGCACCTCGCTGGCCCAACAGGTCCGACCGCTGCTGACCGCAGGCCACCCAGACCGCGCGGTGGGCACCTCCAAGACGATGCGCTCGCTGGCCCGGATCGCGGGGGCCGCGCCCCGGGACGACGGACCCTTCGTCCCACGGGCGCTGCGCCGGGCCGACCTCGCGACGATCGTGGACCGGCTCAAGGGCCTTGACGCGGCGGAGCGGGCCGCGCTTCCGGGGGTCTCGGCAGCGCGGGCCCAGCAGCTGCTCGCCGGTGCGCTCGTCGCCGAGGCGGCCATGGACCTCCTGGGTGTCGACCGGCTCGACATCTGCCCCTGGGCCCTTCGGGAGGGGCTCATCCTGCGCCGCCTGGACCCCCTCAGCGCCGGGTAG
- a CDS encoding class I SAM-dependent methyltransferase, with protein MSDIIPSPNIWDTPDVYETENRGVDRAGVIETAMRAVQDWAGRDVVDIGCGTGYHLPMFAQTARSVLGVEPHPPLAALAAQRVSAIPHCSVREEGAAAIGVADASFDVAHARWAYFFGPGCEPGLAELDRVMRPGGAAFVIDNDASRSTFGSWFRRALPAYDPRAVERFWSRQGWSRERLDIRWEFDTRDEFEAVLRIEFAPDHADLILAEQPDATGVDYAVNLWWRRY; from the coding sequence ATGAGCGACATCATCCCCTCGCCGAACATCTGGGACACGCCGGACGTCTACGAGACCGAGAACCGAGGCGTCGACCGTGCCGGCGTCATCGAGACCGCGATGCGCGCCGTCCAGGACTGGGCCGGGCGCGACGTCGTCGACATCGGCTGCGGCACGGGCTACCACCTGCCGATGTTCGCCCAGACCGCTCGCTCGGTGCTGGGCGTCGAGCCGCATCCTCCGCTGGCCGCCCTTGCCGCACAACGGGTTTCCGCGATCCCGCACTGCTCCGTCCGCGAGGAGGGAGCGGCGGCCATCGGCGTCGCGGATGCCTCGTTCGACGTCGCCCACGCACGCTGGGCCTACTTCTTCGGTCCTGGCTGCGAGCCCGGGCTGGCCGAGCTGGACCGCGTCATGCGCCCCGGCGGCGCCGCGTTCGTCATCGACAACGACGCGTCTCGCTCGACGTTCGGCAGCTGGTTCCGACGCGCGCTTCCGGCGTACGACCCGCGAGCCGTCGAGCGGTTCTGGTCGCGTCAGGGCTGGTCCCGCGAGCGGCTCGACATCCGCTGGGAGTTCGACACGCGGGACGAGTTCGAGGCGGTCCTCCGCATCGAGTTCGCTCCCGACCACGCCGACCTCATCCTCGCGGAGCAGCCGGACGCCACGGGCGTCGACTACGCAGTCAACCTCTGGTGGCGCCGCTACTGA
- a CDS encoding ABC transporter permease, with protein MNPGLTLATTARVLRQVRTDHRTIALIMVVPMVLIGLLAWIYDNTPVFDQVGPALLGVFPMVVMFVVTSVATLRERQSGTLERLLTTPMGKADFMLGYALGFGALATVQALLVTAFATWVCDLDVAGPVWLLVLVAVLDAVLGTSLGLLASGFARTEFQAVQFMPAFLLPQFLLCGLLVPRDQLPDLLRWVSDLLPLSYAVDAMKGITALTDPVAEVASDLGVVAGFIALALALASLTLSRRTP; from the coding sequence GTGAACCCCGGGCTGACTCTCGCCACCACCGCGCGCGTCCTCCGACAGGTCCGCACCGACCATCGCACCATCGCCCTGATCATGGTGGTCCCGATGGTCCTCATCGGCCTGCTGGCCTGGATCTACGACAACACGCCCGTCTTCGACCAGGTCGGCCCCGCCCTGCTCGGCGTCTTTCCCATGGTGGTCATGTTCGTCGTCACGTCCGTCGCAACCCTGCGCGAGCGGCAGTCGGGCACCCTCGAGCGACTGCTGACGACCCCGATGGGCAAGGCGGACTTCATGCTGGGGTATGCCCTCGGCTTCGGCGCCCTGGCCACGGTCCAGGCGCTCCTCGTCACGGCCTTCGCCACCTGGGTCTGTGACCTCGACGTCGCAGGCCCGGTCTGGCTCCTCGTCCTCGTCGCCGTCCTCGATGCCGTCCTGGGGACCTCGCTCGGGCTGCTGGCGAGCGGCTTCGCCCGCACCGAGTTCCAAGCCGTCCAGTTCATGCCCGCCTTCCTCCTTCCCCAGTTCCTGCTGTGCGGCCTCCTCGTCCCGCGTGACCAGCTGCCGGACCTGCTGCGCTGGGTCTCTGACCTCCTGCCCCTGTCCTACGCCGTGGACGCGATGAAGGGCATCACCGCCCTCACGGACCCGGTGGCCGAAGTCGCCTCCGACCTCGGAGTCGTGGCGGGCTTCATCGCGCTGGCCCTGGCCCTGGCCTCGCTGACCCTGAGCCGCCGCACTCCCTGA
- the ligD gene encoding non-homologous end-joining DNA ligase, giving the protein MRPMLATPAPTIPAGHAWIHEVKWDGMRILADVSEGSVRLTSRTERDVTVAFPEMSGLAGEYADMLLDGEIVCFDAGKPSFGLLAERFHVTNARRAMLLAERSPVTLMTFDLLRLYGVELLGRAWSDRRATLERLELDGARWQTPPIFEDGHLLHAATREQGLEGIVSKRTSSVYRPGVRSPDWLKSPHRGSASVVIGGWRPESTGTVPDRLGAVLVGTPGPDGLRFVGRVGAGLAGRAGDALRQALAPLERAASPFAAALPAEDSVGAHWVHPVLIADVESLGLGHQGRLRQPAFKRLREDLTPEDVEDLLDGGV; this is encoded by the coding sequence ATGCGCCCCATGCTCGCGACGCCAGCGCCGACGATTCCTGCCGGCCACGCGTGGATTCACGAGGTGAAATGGGACGGCATGCGCATCCTTGCGGATGTCAGCGAGGGGAGCGTGCGCCTCACGTCACGAACCGAGCGCGACGTCACGGTGGCCTTTCCGGAGATGTCGGGGCTCGCCGGTGAGTATGCCGACATGCTGCTCGACGGGGAGATCGTCTGTTTCGATGCGGGGAAGCCGTCCTTCGGCCTCCTCGCCGAGCGGTTCCATGTGACGAACGCGAGGCGAGCGATGCTCCTGGCGGAACGCAGCCCGGTGACGCTGATGACGTTCGACCTGCTCCGGCTCTACGGCGTCGAGCTCCTCGGCCGCGCCTGGTCCGACCGACGCGCCACCCTGGAGCGCCTCGAGCTGGATGGGGCGCGCTGGCAGACGCCGCCGATCTTCGAGGACGGACACCTCCTGCACGCCGCCACCCGGGAGCAGGGCCTGGAGGGGATCGTCAGCAAGCGCACCAGCTCCGTCTACCGGCCGGGTGTCCGATCGCCCGACTGGCTCAAGTCGCCGCACCGGGGAAGCGCGTCCGTCGTGATCGGCGGGTGGCGGCCCGAGTCCACCGGAACGGTCCCGGACCGCCTCGGCGCCGTCCTCGTCGGCACGCCCGGCCCGGACGGCCTGCGCTTCGTCGGCCGGGTCGGGGCCGGCCTCGCCGGGCGAGCGGGGGACGCACTGCGTCAGGCCCTGGCCCCGCTGGAGCGTGCGGCCTCGCCCTTCGCCGCCGCGCTCCCCGCCGAGGACTCGGTCGGGGCGCACTGGGTGCACCCCGTCCTCATCGCGGACGTCGAGTCGCTCGGCCTCGGGCACCAGGGACGCCTTCGGCAGCCCGCCTTCAAGCGGCTGCGGGAGGACCTCACGCCCGAGGACGTCGAGGACCTCCTCGACGGAGGTGTCTGA
- a CDS encoding SDR family oxidoreductase — protein MTTAERPVAVVTGATRGIGRAIAEDLAVDHHVVVGGRSEESVRDVVTSLPSAEGFVVDLLDCAPGGALEAALAALVPRLPRVDVLVHSAGVLHRGRIADLSLADWDAAMRVNLVAAAGITRALLPGLRAAHGLVVAINSGAGLTSGPTMGPYSASKFALRAFTDALREEERDNGVRVTSIYPGRVDTDMQHEMIDFEGGPYRPEVYLRVDSVVRAVRLAVDATPEASIDMVSVRPRGFRG, from the coding sequence ATGACGACTGCGGAACGACCGGTGGCGGTGGTGACCGGCGCGACCCGGGGGATCGGACGGGCCATCGCCGAGGACCTCGCGGTTGACCACCACGTCGTGGTCGGTGGGCGCAGCGAGGAGTCGGTCCGCGACGTCGTCACGTCGCTCCCCTCTGCGGAGGGTTTCGTCGTGGACCTGCTCGACTGTGCGCCCGGTGGGGCGCTGGAGGCGGCTCTCGCCGCCCTGGTGCCGCGCCTCCCGAGGGTCGACGTGCTCGTCCACTCCGCCGGGGTGCTCCACCGGGGGCGGATCGCCGACCTGTCCCTCGCGGACTGGGACGCTGCGATGCGCGTGAACCTCGTTGCGGCAGCAGGCATCACCCGCGCCCTGCTGCCCGGCCTGCGCGCGGCGCACGGGCTGGTCGTGGCCATCAACTCGGGAGCCGGGCTCACGTCCGGGCCGACGATGGGGCCGTACTCCGCATCGAAGTTCGCGCTCCGCGCCTTCACCGATGCGTTGCGCGAGGAGGAACGGGACAACGGCGTGCGCGTCACCTCCATCTACCCGGGGCGCGTCGACACCGACATGCAGCACGAGATGATCGACTTCGAGGGTGGACCGTATCGGCCGGAGGTGTACCTCCGCGTCGACTCGGTCGTCCGTGCGGTCCGGCTCGCCGTGGACGCGACACCCGAGGCCTCCATCGACATGGTGAGCGTCCGACCGCGCGGGTTCCGCGGCTGA
- a CDS encoding histone-like nucleoid-structuring protein Lsr2 translates to MAQRVEVVLIDDVDGGPADETVSFAIDGVSYEIDLSDKNAARLRDELASWTGHARRSGGSRGGRRRGSAGGGAKRNDLASVREWARANGHQVSDRGRISAEIQAAYDKAH, encoded by the coding sequence ATGGCTCAGCGAGTCGAAGTCGTCCTCATCGACGATGTTGACGGCGGTCCCGCCGACGAAACCGTCAGCTTTGCGATCGACGGGGTCTCGTACGAGATCGACCTCAGTGACAAGAACGCGGCGAGGCTGCGTGACGAGCTGGCGTCCTGGACCGGCCACGCGCGCCGCAGCGGCGGCTCGCGCGGCGGACGCCGCCGTGGCTCCGCCGGGGGCGGGGCAAAGCGGAACGACCTCGCGTCGGTCCGCGAGTGGGCCCGGGCCAACGGGCACCAGGTCTCTGACCGCGGCCGGATCTCCGCCGAGATCCAGGCGGCCTACGACAAGGCGCACTGA
- a CDS encoding acetyl-CoA hydrolase/transferase family protein, protein MQTVSVEELSSRLQSLPPNPRIVCSGNMAIPWEGVSVVDQALPSYVLNALNAPPGLPERDGVTVETCFVGAGMRRHPGLRYVPSRLSLVPLLFTRTLLPDAVLIHCAPPRDGQLSLGVEVNVLPAAIEACRARGGLVIAVVNERMPYTFGDAQVPVDHVDVALEIDTPLAAHTPGTPDDESAAIGERVASMVLDGATMQLGIGAVPDATLNAIIGRKELRVWTEMFSDGVLALDAAGALDRDHPLVTSFVFGSQELYDWVDGNPWVRMLRTEKTNDPGLIAQQRRMTSVNTALEVDLFGQANASRINARIHSGFGGQTDFIVGALHSPGGQSFIALRSWHPKADVSTIVPLVDEPVTSFQQSAIVTENGVARLWGHDEREQCRDLIEECAHPRVRDELWEEAAELGLA, encoded by the coding sequence ATGCAGACCGTCTCCGTCGAGGAACTGAGCTCGAGACTCCAGTCACTGCCGCCCAACCCGCGCATCGTCTGCAGCGGCAACATGGCCATCCCGTGGGAGGGCGTCAGCGTCGTCGACCAGGCGCTGCCGTCGTACGTCCTGAACGCCCTCAATGCGCCACCCGGCCTGCCTGAGCGCGACGGCGTCACCGTCGAGACCTGTTTCGTCGGGGCGGGCATGCGCCGCCACCCGGGCCTGCGTTACGTCCCGTCCCGACTCTCGCTGGTCCCGCTCCTCTTCACCCGGACCCTGCTGCCCGACGCCGTGCTCATCCACTGCGCTCCACCCCGCGACGGACAGCTCAGCCTCGGTGTCGAGGTCAACGTCCTGCCCGCCGCCATCGAGGCGTGCCGGGCCCGCGGCGGCCTCGTCATCGCGGTCGTCAACGAGCGGATGCCCTATACCTTCGGCGACGCCCAGGTGCCGGTGGACCACGTCGACGTGGCGCTCGAGATCGACACCCCGCTGGCGGCCCACACCCCGGGCACCCCCGACGACGAGAGCGCCGCGATCGGCGAGCGGGTGGCCTCGATGGTCCTCGACGGCGCGACCATGCAGCTCGGCATCGGCGCCGTGCCGGACGCGACCCTCAACGCGATCATCGGCCGCAAGGAGCTCCGCGTCTGGACCGAGATGTTCTCCGACGGGGTCCTGGCCCTCGACGCGGCCGGGGCGCTGGACCGGGACCACCCCCTCGTCACGTCGTTCGTCTTCGGCAGCCAGGAGCTGTACGACTGGGTCGACGGCAACCCGTGGGTGCGGATGCTGCGCACCGAGAAGACGAACGACCCCGGCCTCATCGCCCAGCAGCGGCGGATGACCTCGGTCAACACCGCCCTCGAGGTGGACCTCTTCGGCCAGGCCAACGCCTCCCGCATCAACGCGCGGATCCACTCTGGCTTCGGGGGCCAGACCGACTTCATCGTGGGCGCCCTCCACTCCCCCGGTGGCCAGTCGTTCATCGCCCTTCGCTCCTGGCACCCGAAGGCGGACGTCTCGACGATCGTGCCGCTCGTCGACGAGCCGGTCACGAGCTTCCAGCAGAGCGCGATCGTCACCGAGAACGGCGTCGCCCGACTGTGGGGGCACGACGAGCGGGAGCAGTGCCGTGACCTCATCGAGGAGTGCGCCCACCCACGCGTTCGGGACGAGCTCTGGGAGGAAGCGGCAGAGCTCGGGCTCGCTTGA
- a CDS encoding Ku protein, producing the protein MRAIWKGAVSFGLVNVPVRLFSATENHDVQFRQVHVKDGGRIKYQRVCSIDGEEVPYSDIAKGYETADGQMVVLTDEEMKSLPSRSSKEISIEKFVPSDQIDPLLFDRSYYLEPDKTGLKPYVLLRDALAKADRMALVTVSIRTRMTLAVLRVREGVIVLQTLLWSDEIRRPEFDYLSEDTHATDKELAMASSLVDSLAGDYEPDEFEDDYSEAVEALVSSKIEGGEVKETPAARPEETEVVDLLAALQRSVDKAKAAKSGGASTSEIRQDEAEEQPAQPAARQAAAQKGSSTGAPKKAASTQTTAKQTPAKKSTTKKAATKKAATKKAATKRKAS; encoded by the coding sequence ATGCGAGCCATCTGGAAAGGCGCAGTCTCCTTCGGACTCGTCAACGTCCCGGTCCGCCTCTTCTCCGCGACCGAGAATCACGACGTGCAGTTCAGGCAGGTCCACGTGAAGGACGGAGGTCGCATCAAGTATCAACGGGTGTGCTCGATCGACGGCGAGGAGGTGCCCTATTCCGACATCGCCAAGGGTTACGAGACGGCCGACGGCCAGATGGTCGTCCTCACCGACGAGGAGATGAAGTCCCTGCCATCACGGTCGTCCAAGGAGATCTCCATCGAGAAGTTCGTTCCGTCGGACCAGATCGACCCCCTCCTCTTCGACCGCTCGTACTACCTGGAGCCGGACAAGACCGGTCTCAAGCCCTACGTGCTGCTCCGCGATGCCCTGGCGAAGGCAGACCGCATGGCCTTGGTCACCGTCTCCATCAGGACCCGCATGACGCTCGCGGTGCTCCGGGTCCGAGAGGGGGTCATCGTCCTGCAGACCCTCCTCTGGTCGGACGAGATCCGCAGGCCGGAGTTCGACTACCTCTCCGAGGACACGCACGCCACCGACAAGGAGCTGGCGATGGCCTCGTCCCTCGTCGACTCGCTCGCCGGCGACTACGAGCCGGACGAGTTCGAGGACGACTACTCCGAGGCGGTCGAGGCGCTCGTGTCGAGCAAGATCGAGGGTGGCGAGGTCAAGGAGACCCCCGCTGCCCGCCCCGAGGAGACCGAGGTCGTCGACCTCCTCGCGGCCCTGCAGCGCAGCGTCGACAAGGCCAAGGCGGCGAAGTCCGGCGGCGCCTCGACGAGCGAGATCCGGCAGGACGAGGCTGAGGAGCAGCCGGCCCAGCCGGCTGCCCGGCAGGCCGCCGCACAGAAGGGGAGCTCAACGGGCGCGCCCAAGAAGGCCGCCTCCACGCAGACCACGGCGAAGCAGACCCCGGCCAAGAAGTCGACCACGAAGAAGGCCGCCACGAAGAAGGCCGCCACGAAGAAGGCCGCCACGAAACGCAAGGCCAGCTGA